The Vibrio tarriae genome includes the window AAACTGGCCAAGTATCATCCATTCTTGGCGTGATCAAAGGCATTGCCGAACAAACTAACTTACTTGCGCTGAATGCCGCTATTGAGGCGGCGCGAGCGGGCGAACAAGGTCGCGGTTTTGCTGTCGTTGCAGATGAAGTGCGTCATCTTGCATCACGCACCACGGAAGCCACCGGAAATATTGAAAACATCATCGCAGGATTTCAGCGTGACAGCCAAGCCTCGCTCTCTTCGGTCGATACCGTCTGCTCTCATGCTCATCAGCGTTCATCCGAAGTGGAAGAGCTCTCAGCGGCCATGACTCGTGTGGTCAGCGAAATGCAACAAGTGCTAAGCCATGCTATGGGTATTCAAGAGCAGACCAAACGCACCACGGAAGTCAGTCATGAGATCCAAAATAAGGTTGATGTCATCACTCATCACGCGAACAACACATCACAATCGGCAAGTGAGACACGTGAGATCAGCATCGATCTTGAACATTTGTCACAACAATTGGAGTCCTTGCTGAATCAATTTACTTTGATTGCTAAGAATTCTGCGCGGAAACCACATTAAAGGTTGAAGCTGACAAATTGACAGGTAATATGTTCCGTTGAATCTGTAAAACTCTCTACAACCCAATGTTTCGTCTATTTTTTGCGCGATGACGAGCGCAAATGGCATTGGGATGTCTTTATATCTCAACGGAGACTGTAATAAACATGACTTACGCGCCTGTAAATGACGTACTCAGCGGCAAGCTCGCAGTAGACAGTGAAGTCACTGTTCGCGGCTGGATTCGCACACGTCGTGATTCCAAAGCTGGAATTTCGTTTCTTGCCATCTATGACGGCTCTTGTTTCAACCCGATTCAGGCCGTGGTTCCTAATAATCTCAATAACTACGACAACGAAGTTCTGAAGCTCACTACAGGCTGTTCCGTTGAAGTAACCGGTAAGATTGTTGAATCTCCAGCTTCAGGCCAAGCATTTGAACTGGCTGCGTCTGACGTAAAAGTCGTCGGTTGGGTTGAAGATGCTGACACTTACCCAATGGCGAAAACGCGTCATTCGATTGAATATCTGCGTGAAGTGGCTCACCTGCGTCCACGTACTAACGTGATCGGTGCGGTTGCGCGTGTTCGTAACTGCTTGGCACAAGCGATTCACCGTTTCTACCATGAACAAGGTTACTTCTGGGTTTCAGCGCCTCTTATCACCGCTTCTGATGCAGAAGGTGCGGGTGAAATGTTCCGCGTATCAACGCTGGATATGGAAAACCTACCGCGTACGGATGCAGGTAAAGTGGATTACAACCAAGACTTCTTTGGTAAAGAAACCTTCCTGACCGTATCTGGCCAGCTCAACGCGGAAGCTTACGCTTGTGCGATCAGCAAAGTGTACACTTTCGGCCCAACATTCCGTGCGGAAAACTCAAACACCAGCCGTCACTTGGCGGAATTCTGGATGGTTGAACCTGAAGTTGCATTCGCTGACCTGAACACTGTAGCAAAACTGGCTGAAGACATGCTGAAGTACGTGTTCAAAGCCGTACTGGCAGAGCGTCGTGACGATCTTGAGTTCTTTAACGATCGTATTAATAACGAAGTGATTGCGCGTCTTGAGCAATTTGTTGAATCTGATTTCGCACAAGTGGATTACACCGATGCGATTGAAATTCTGAAAAACTGCGGCAAAACGTTTGAGTTCCCTGTTGAATGGGGCATTGATTTGGCTTCTGAGCACGAGCGTTTCCTTGCAGAAGAGCACTTCAAAGCACCGGTTATCGTGAAGAACTATCCAAAAGACATCAAAGCGTTTTACATGCGTATGAACGAAGATGGCAAAACCGTTGCAGCGATGGACGTCTTGGCACCGGGCATTGGTGAAATCATCGGCGGTTCACAGCGTGAAGAGCGTTTGGATATTCTTGATGCGCGTATGCGTGAATTTGGCATCGATCCTGAGCACATGGACTGGTATCGCGACCTGCGCCGTTACGGCACAGTGCCGCACGCGGGCTTTGGTCTGGGCTTCGAGCGTCTAGTCTCTTACGTCACTGGTATGGGCAACGTGCGTGACGTGATCCCATTCCCACGTACCCCACGCAGCGCGAGTTTCTAATTCCGCTCTGTTGAATGTAAAAACCGTCTCAAACGAGACGGTTTTTTTATACTTCAAGCTCACTCTTATTGGCTTTTCTGGTGGCTTTTAGCCATTTTCAGTAGATAAAAATGGTGTATCGGCCCATAACCTTGGCCGATCCTTAATTGATCGGCATGCACAATCGCTTGGTGGATATATTGTTTGGCTTTATCGACCGCTTCCACTAACTCAGCCCCCTGCGCTAAGTATGAGGCGATCGCAGATGAGAGTGAGCAGCCCGTGCCATGCGTATTCTTCGTAGCAATACGGGGCGCACAGAAATGACGACTATCACCACTTTGAATCAGTAAGTCATCACTGTTGGCTTGCTGATGGTCGTGACCGCCTTTGAGCAGTACCGCTGGTGTGTTTAACTGACTAAGCGCGGTAATACCCTGCTGCGGATTCTGCTGCCATTCTTGTTGCGTCATCCCCACTAAAACCGCCGCTTCTGGCAGATTAGGCGTAATGAGATTGGCTAACGGTAATAGCTCACGTTTTAACGTCTCGACTGCCTCTGCCGCCAATAAATGATGGCCACTGGTTGAGATCATCACTGGGTCGAGCACAATCCATTTCGGTTGATATTGGCGTAATTTTTTAGCAACCAGAGCGATGATTGGGGCATCCGCCAGCATACCAATTTTGACTGCCAAGACGGGAATATCGCTAAACACGGCGTCTAACTGTTGCTCAACCACCGCTAATGGCAAAGGAAAAACGGCGGAAACACCCTGCGTATTTTGTGCGGTAATCGCGGTAATCACTGAGCAGGCGTAACCCCCTGTCGCTGAAATGGCTTTGATATCGGCTTGAATGCCCGCCCCCCCGCCGCTGTCTGAACCGGCAATGGTGAGTACAATCGGTGTTTGAAGAGAAGAATTTGATGGCATAAAGGCTCCTGTGAAAAACAGGAACTGATCCCAAACCGCAGATAAATGGTAAGACAATACGAGCTGTTGAGGATAGTTCCCTACGTCAGTCCTAACTGAATCAGGTTCAACGGGTCTCGCTGCGCGATCTCAGCCTTTGATTCGCACGTTGTTATACCCAAACTACTTGGAGTTGCAAGTAGGCGGCAAGTGAGTTCATCCCCATGAGCATAGATAAACTATGTGATTGGGGTGAACGAACGTAGCCAACACCGCTGCAGCTTCAAGTAAGAAGGGTATATACGCTCTCAGGCTCCCCGACTACAGGGCGTATCTTAACAGTATTCCTTGATACAAAAAGCAATTATTGCTCCTCTCAATCGTTACACTCTGATACGACCACTCAAAAAATGTTCGCTTTAAAGTGGTCATCACCCAACAATGTCTATAGAATCCGCGCCTTTATTCAAAATGATAATAAATCGCACTCACTTTAATGATGCCACTTATACTTAACTAGCCGTAACTTATTGACCATTTGGGTTCTATCACTTGCTATGAAAAACACGATTTACCATGCCCCACTGACGTTTGGACTTTATGCGCTTGCTGGAGTGCTCTTTGCGCTTTACACAAGCCGAGTCTGTCCTTTTCTCGCGACATTAAGCACTCGTGAAATCGCCACTCAGGTGGGTGCTGTCTTCATCCTCGCATGGCTGATTCGGCATACTCTGCTTCGCCAGCACATTTGGGCAAGAAAACAGCAATTTATCCAATTGGACACGGCACTCCTCTTCGCAATGAGTTTGCCTTTAGCGCTTTACTACAATCTGCAATACCAGTTCACGTTAGACAGTAATTTAAAAGTACTGTTTGGAATGACCTTATTTGGTTTCTTCACCGGAGCGTTATTGCAATTAAGCAGTAAGTTAAGAACGCTGCGCCAAATGCCTCAAAGTCAGAACCTTGCTCTCTCTTCTGATGAGCGACGTTCCTTAGTCAAACAGCTGATTGGCTTGATCGTCCTTTTAATCAGCACACTGACGGTGATGCTCAGCATGGTCGCAATCAAAGATATTCACTGGCTGGAAAATAACCCTGCGCGCCTACTTGATGGCAGTGGCAAGATCAGCATTGTGAAAGAGTTTGCCTTTTTGTCCTTGGTGTTAGGCGGCTACATCACGGCCATTCTCGTTCTCTGGAGTCGAGTGATGAAAGAGATCCTCGACCATCAGGAGCGCTCATTGCAAGCCGTGACGCAAGGCAACCTCCAAGTACGCCTTCCCGTCTACTCTAACGATGAGTTAGGCAATGTCGCCATGTTGACCAATCAGATGTTAGACAGCTTAGAAGCTACGCAAAATGAGGTCAAAACCACACGTGATGTGGCTATCGTCAGCTTATCGGCTCTTGCGGAATCACGAGATAACGAGACAGGGGCACATATTCTTCGCACTCAAGAATACGTCAAAGCGTTAGCAGAATATCTCGCTGCTTTTCCCCAATATTCAACGCTGTTAACCCCGGCTTATATCGAACTACTCTACAAATCCGCGCCATTACATGATGTAGGCAAGGTTGGCATTCCAGATTCGGTTCTGCTCAAACCGGGCAAACTGACCGATGAGGAGTTCACCGTCATGAAAGAGCATCCGCGTATCGGGGCGCAAGCACTTGCGATTGCTGAGCGCCATTTAGGGACGAGCTCCTTCCTCGCTATTGCCAAAGAAATTGCCCTCACTCACCACGAAAAATGGGATGGCACGGGTTATCCGGCGCAATTACAAGGAGAAGCCATCCCGCTTTCCGGTCGCTTAATGGCGTTAGCCGATGTGTATGATGCCTTGATTTCAGCTCGGGTTTATAAACCGGCTTTTAGTCATGACAAAGCCAAATCAATTATTGTCGAAGGCAGTGGTCACCATTTTGATCCTGCCGTGGTCGAGGCTTTTCTCGCGGTTGAGGAAAAGTTCGTAGCCATTGCAGCACACTTTAAAGATGCTGCATAAGGTTGTAGTTATACCTTTCCTACTTGAAGCTGCAGCGGTGTTGGCAACGTTCGTTCACCCCAATGACATCGTTTATCTATGCTCATGGGGATGAACTCACTTGCTGCTTTGTTTTGCTTTGTTTTGCTTTGCTTTGCTTTGCTTTGCTTTGCGGATGCTCAATCCATGACGATGGAAAGAAATGAAAATTTAATACGTAATGATCTGTACATCGCCAAATCTTATCTTATTGATGTATTGCCTCAATAACCGGACAAAAATTCATCTCGCCTTAGGCTGAAAAGCCCAAGGCTTTTACATCACAAATGACCAACTATTCCCAGTTTTTCACCCAAGTAAAAATTTTTCGATATTTTCTTTCAGGTGCTGTTGTCACCTGAATACGAGGGAGGTATAAATACGGTAAATTTTGATGAGTTCAATCATCCCTTCCCACCCTAACTTGACATGGATGTGCTTTATGTTCGAAAAAGTCGTTGCCGCTCCCGCTGACCCTATCCTAGGTTTAACTGAAGAGTTCAAAAAAGACCCTCGTACCGACAAAATTAACCTCGGTGTAGGTATTTATAAGAATGAAGCAGGTGAAACCCCGGTTCTCGCTACTGTAAAGAAAGCAGAAGCCGCACTGCTTGAGTCAGAGAAAACCAAATCTTATCTCACGATTGAAGGGACAGCTGAGTACGGTTTAGCAGTACAAAAACTGCTGTTCGGCGCGAATTCGGACATAGTGACACAAAAACTGGCAAAAACAGCGCAAGCCCCTGGTGGCACTGGTGCGCTGCGTGTGGCGGGTGAATTTATTAAGCGTCAACTGGGCGATGTGAAAGTCTGGATCAGTAACCCAACTTGGGCTAACCATCACGGTGTGTTCAATGCCGCTGGCTTGGAAACTACGCAATACGCTTATTATGATGCCAAAGCCAAAGACAAAGATTTTGCCGCTATGCTGGCAGATTTAGAGCAGGCAGAGAAAGGCGATGTGGTTTTACTGCACGGCTGCTGCCACAATCCAACGGGTATTGACCCAACAGAGCAAGAGTGGGAAGTACTGGCGAAATTGGTGGCTGACAAAGGCTTACTGCCTCTGTTTGACTTTGCTTACCAAGGCTTTGCTTCAGGTGTGGAAGAAGACGCGGCTGGCCTACGTATTTTTGCGAAATACAACTCTGAGATTCTGGTTGCCAGCTCTTTCTCAAAGAACTTTGGCTTGTACAACGAACGTGTCGGTGCCTTCACGCTGGTTGCACCTTCAACAGCCGTTGCAGAAACGGCGTTCTCACAAGTTAAAGCGATTATCCGCTCTATCTACTCAAACCCACCGGCTCACGGTGCTGCCGTCGTCACTTATATTCTGAACAACCCAGAATTACGCGCAGAATGGGAAGCCGAAGTCGCAGAAATGCGTGAACGCATTCAAGAGATGCGCGTACTTTTCGTTAACACATTGAAAGAAGTGGGTGTAGACGCTGACTTTAGCTTTATCGAGCGTCAAAACGGCATGTTCTCTTTCTCTGGCCTAAGCAAAGAGCAAGTTGCACGCCTCAAATCAGAGTTGGGTATCTATATCGTCGGCTCTGGCCGCATCAGCGTAGCGGGATGACCAAATCAAACATGCTACCCTTGTGCCAAGGCATTGCTGCGGTGATGTAATCGCATCGTCAATGACTCTCTTAAACCGGCTGGAATATGGCCGGTTTTTTTTACTGTTCATATACCCAAACTACTTGGAGTTGCAGGTAGGCAGCAAGTGAGTTCATCCCCATGAGCATAGATACACTATGTGATTGGGGTGAACGAACGTAGCCAACACCGCT containing:
- the asnS gene encoding asparagine--tRNA ligase yields the protein MTYAPVNDVLSGKLAVDSEVTVRGWIRTRRDSKAGISFLAIYDGSCFNPIQAVVPNNLNNYDNEVLKLTTGCSVEVTGKIVESPASGQAFELAASDVKVVGWVEDADTYPMAKTRHSIEYLREVAHLRPRTNVIGAVARVRNCLAQAIHRFYHEQGYFWVSAPLITASDAEGAGEMFRVSTLDMENLPRTDAGKVDYNQDFFGKETFLTVSGQLNAEAYACAISKVYTFGPTFRAENSNTSRHLAEFWMVEPEVAFADLNTVAKLAEDMLKYVFKAVLAERRDDLEFFNDRINNEVIARLEQFVESDFAQVDYTDAIEILKNCGKTFEFPVEWGIDLASEHERFLAEEHFKAPVIVKNYPKDIKAFYMRMNEDGKTVAAMDVLAPGIGEIIGGSQREERLDILDARMREFGIDPEHMDWYRDLRRYGTVPHAGFGLGFERLVSYVTGMGNVRDVIPFPRTPRSASF
- the thiD gene encoding bifunctional hydroxymethylpyrimidine kinase/phosphomethylpyrimidine kinase; this translates as MPSNSSLQTPIVLTIAGSDSGGGAGIQADIKAISATGGYACSVITAITAQNTQGVSAVFPLPLAVVEQQLDAVFSDIPVLAVKIGMLADAPIIALVAKKLRQYQPKWIVLDPVMISTSGHHLLAAEAVETLKRELLPLANLITPNLPEAAVLVGMTQQEWQQNPQQGITALSQLNTPAVLLKGGHDHQQANSDDLLIQSGDSRHFCAPRIATKNTHGTGCSLSSAIASYLAQGAELVEAVDKAKQYIHQAIVHADQLRIGQGYGPIHHFYLLKMAKSHQKSQ
- a CDS encoding HD-GYP domain-containing protein; amino-acid sequence: MKNTIYHAPLTFGLYALAGVLFALYTSRVCPFLATLSTREIATQVGAVFILAWLIRHTLLRQHIWARKQQFIQLDTALLFAMSLPLALYYNLQYQFTLDSNLKVLFGMTLFGFFTGALLQLSSKLRTLRQMPQSQNLALSSDERRSLVKQLIGLIVLLISTLTVMLSMVAIKDIHWLENNPARLLDGSGKISIVKEFAFLSLVLGGYITAILVLWSRVMKEILDHQERSLQAVTQGNLQVRLPVYSNDELGNVAMLTNQMLDSLEATQNEVKTTRDVAIVSLSALAESRDNETGAHILRTQEYVKALAEYLAAFPQYSTLLTPAYIELLYKSAPLHDVGKVGIPDSVLLKPGKLTDEEFTVMKEHPRIGAQALAIAERHLGTSSFLAIAKEIALTHHEKWDGTGYPAQLQGEAIPLSGRLMALADVYDALISARVYKPAFSHDKAKSIIVEGSGHHFDPAVVEAFLAVEEKFVAIAAHFKDAA